In Thunnus thynnus chromosome 20, fThuThy2.1, whole genome shotgun sequence, a single window of DNA contains:
- the slc38a10 gene encoding solute carrier family 38 member 10 isoform X4 has product MVLSSFKHGLLSGWWLGQVNVVRWEGVFRCLPICGMAFACQSQVLPTYDSLDEPSVKRMSTIFTSALNVVTIFYITVGFFGYVSFTENIAGNVLMNFPSNLVTEMIRVGFMMSVAVGFPMMILPCRQAINTMLFEQQQKDGTFAAGGYMPPLRFKMITLCIVFGTMLGGILIPNVETILGLTGATMGSLICFICPALIYRKIQKNGIISQLVLWVGLGILLVSTFTTLSISARSPGVKVQAPPPPAPDKNNLPLPDLPQLHDMPPNKKPVEIEKPDLPADEVVQPVKRDPVEPPQIKGPVEQPEKKKEEEVQLDRPDAGVAVPEAEAHRHEPPIPHDEVQVDTRKNNAELEEDNKQPVNPAGGGEEEPNRDEERAVEVEGKKEAKDEEKLKPVQAVVRKEEVDIGGGEVLSNEVLEKPVGEAGKKRDVPALKEAEKLDPLKDAGNAAAVGEQVDKVDKAAVAAGKIPPPEGEHRPVADDPPAGDSKDAADEKMEVIKKLVAEGQLDHAVLLQVIKQQQEQQKRLLDQQEKLLAVIEEQHKEFHQKQPAGAAQEGETEKGIQEHLEAMEGGAAKPKDSGLASELKQPKDEAGAVEPHAAVAQNQAQVGDKAAEVGDVKVVAPAAYKEDDPVNPVAPGGESHKQIELGARGVPLGKKKPDDHQLVPQNEQVAQLKHEESNLDEEKEKIKNEMIENEVQARLEEQLKKANQEKLAIEKELEERAERERIEKEVQIRLAKERLERERQEKLAKELKSEKERAEKERIEKEVQARVEKERLERERRERQAREQELEKEAKEKLAQEKATEERRQQEIQKADNEIHERAKKEKEVEEVREKLAQLQRAVEAKNAAQGAQREDGEALKKGGRDLKEKVGAPADPREDADDGAIKAEAHPQGSQEKLRDQGEMDLRRRRREVGPREDGEPPEKPGVSRGVPGLEPLLELGGSDLHAALEEQLLAGAMVHTRQIKQVSADKETK; this is encoded by the exons GCAGGTGCTGCCGACCTACGACAGCCTGGATGAGCCGTCCGTCAAACGCATGAGCACCATCTTCACCTCGGCCCTCAACGTAGTCACCATCTTCTACATCACC GTGGGCTTCTTCGGCTACGTCAGCTTCACCGAGAACATCGCGGGCAACGTGTTGATGAACTTCCCGTCCAACCTGGTGACAGAGATGATCCGGGTGGGCTTCATGATGTCTGTGGCCGTCGGATTCCCCATGATGATCTTGCCGTGTCGCCAGGCCATCAACACCATGCTTTttgagcagcag CAGAAGGATGGGACGTTCGCTGCCGGGGGATACATGCCTCCTCTGCGCTTCAAGATGATCACCCTCTGCATTGTGTTTGGCACCATGCTGGGAGGCATTCTCATCCCCAACG TGGAAACCATTTTGGGTCTGACTGGAGCCACCATGGGCAGCCTCATCTGCTTCATATGCCCTGCTCTCATCTACAGAAAGATCCAGAAGAATGGCATCATCTCTCAG CTGGTGCTTTGGGTGGGTCTGGGCATCCTCCTGGTCAGCACCTTTACCACCCTCTCGATCTCGGCCAGGAGCCCCGGGGTCAAAGTTcaagctcctcctcctccagcacctGACAAGAACAACCTGCCGCTACCAGACCTCCCTCAGCTCCACG ATATGCCTCCAAACAAGAAGCCAGTGGAGATAGAAAAACCAGACCTCCCAGCTGATGAGGTGGTACAACCGGTGAAGAGGGACCCGGTTGAACCCCCTCAGATTAAAGGACCAGTGGAACAAcctgagaagaagaaggaggaagaggtgcAGTTGGACCGTCCCGATGCCG GCGTCGCAGTGCCAGAGGCAGAAGCGCATCGCCATGAACCACCCATCCCTCACGACGAGGTCCAAGTAGACACAAGAAAGAACAAtgcagagctggaggaggacaATAAACAGCCGGTCAACCCtgcaggaggaggtgaggaagaacCCAATAGAGATGAAGAGCGTGCTGTGGAggtagaggggaaaaaagaggcCAAGGATGAAGAGAAACTGAAGCCTGTACAGGCGGTTGTGAGGAAAGAGGAAGTGGACATTGGCGGTGGTGAAGTCTTGTCCAACGAGGTGCTGGAGAAGCCGGTTGGAGAAGCGGGCAAAAAGCGAGATGTTCCCGCGCTGAAAGAAGCAGAGAAGCTAGATCCTTTGAAAGATGCTGGAAATGCAGCAGCTGTGGGGGAGCAAGTCGACAAAGTGGACAAAGCTGCAGTTGCTGCGGGGAAAA TTCCACCTCCTGAAGGAGAGCATCGCCCCGTTGCAGACGATCCTCCGGCTGGGGACAGCAAAGATGCAGCGGATGAGAAGATGGAGG TGATAAAAAAGCTGGTTGCAG AGGGCCAGCTGGACCACGCGGTGCTACTGCAGGTGatcaagcagcagcaggagcaacAGAAGAGACTTCTTGACCAGCAGGAAAAACTGCTGGCTGTCATAGAAGAGCAACACAAAGAATTCCACCAGAAACAGCCTGCTG GGGCTGCTCAAGAAGGCGAGACAGAGAAAGGCATCCAGGAACACTTGGAGGCGATGGAAGGTGGAGCAGCAAAGCCCAAAGACTCTGGTCTGGCCTCAGAATTGAAGCAGCCCAAGGACGAAGCTGGAGCAGTTGAGCCTCACGCAGCTGTGGCCCAGAATCAAGCTCAGGTTGGGGATAAGGCTGCTGAGGTTGGGGATGTTAAAGTAGTTGCTCCAGCAGCTTACAAAGAGGATGACCCTGTTAACCCTGTTGCACCCGGAGGAGAATCCCATAAGCAGATAGAGCTGGGGGCGAGGGGAGTGCCACTGGGAAAGAAAAAACCTGACGACCATCAGCTGGTACCTCAGAATGAACAGGTTGCCCAACTTAAACATGAGGAAAGCAACCtagatgaagaaaaagagaaaattaaaaatgaaatgatagaGAACGAGGTTCAGGCAAGACTGGAAGAACAGCTTAAGAAGGCGAATCAGGAAAAGCTGGCCATAGAGAAGGAGTTGGAGGAGAgggcagaaagagaaaggatAGAAAAAGAGGTGCAGATAAGATTAGCAAAAGAACGactggagagggagagacaggaaaAGCTAGCCAAAGAACTGAAGTCGGAGAAGGAGAGagctgagaaagagagaatagaGAAAGAAGTGCAGGCAAGGGTGGAGAAAGAGCGactggagagggagaggagagagaggcaggccCGAGAACAGGAGCTGGAGAAAGAGGCAAAAGAGAAACTCGCACAGGAGAAGGCTACAGAAGAGAGACGCCAGCAGGAGATTCAGAAAGCagacaatgaaatacatgaGAGAgcgaagaaagaaaaggaggtggaggaggtgcgTGAGAAGCTGGCCCAGCTGCAGAGAGCTGTAGAAGCCAAAAACGCAGCGCAGGGGGCTCAGAGAGAAGACGGCGAAGCTTtgaagaaaggaggaagagaccTCAAAGAGAAAGTCGGCGCTCCGGCGGATCCCAGGGAGGACGCGGACGACGGGGCCATCAAAGCCGAGGCTCACCCCCAGGGCTCCCAGGAGAAGCTGAGGGACCAGGGAGAGATGGATCTAAGGCGGAGGCGCAGGGAAGTAGGACCCAGAGAGGATGGAGAGCCCCCGGAGAAGCCTGGGGTGTCCAGGGGGGTGCCTGGGCTGGAACCCCTGCTGGAGCTGGGGGGCTCAGACCTGCACGCGGCCCTGGAGGAGCAGCTACTGGCCGGGGCGATGGTGCACACAAGGCAGATTAAGCAAGTCTCAGCGGATAAGGAGACGAAAtaa
- the slc38a10 gene encoding solute carrier family 38 member 10 isoform X5, with the protein MSTIFTSALNVVTIFYITVGFFGYVSFTENIAGNVLMNFPSNLVTEMIRVGFMMSVAVGFPMMILPCRQAINTMLFEQQQKDGTFAAGGYMPPLRFKMITLCIVFGTMLGGILIPNVETILGLTGATMGSLICFICPALIYRKIQKNGIISQLVLWVGLGILLVSTFTTLSISARSPGVKVQAPPPPAPDKNNLPLPDLPQLHDMPPNKKPVEIEKPDLPADEVVQPVKRDPVEPPQIKGPVEQPEKKKEEEVQLDRPDAGVAVPEAEAHRHEPPIPHDEVQVDTRKNNAELEEDNKQPVNPAGGGEEEPNRDEERAVEVEGKKEAKDEEKLKPVQAVVRKEEVDIGGGEVLSNEVLEKPVGEAGKKRDVPALKEAEKLDPLKDAGNAAAVGEQVDKVDKAAVAAGKIPPPEGEHRPVADDPPAGDSKDAADEKMEVIKKLVAEGQLDHAVLLQVIKQQQEQQKRLLDQQEKLLAVIEEQHKEFHQKQPAGAAQEGETEKGIQEHLEAMEGGAAKPKDSGLASELKQPKDEAGAVEPHAAVAQNQAQVGDKAAEVGDVKVVAPAAYKEDDPVNPVAPGGESHKQIELGARGVPLGKKKPDDHQLVPQNEQVAQLKHEESNLDEEKEKIKNEMIENEVQARLEEQLKKANQEKLAIEKELEERAERERIEKEVQIRLAKERLERERQEKLAKELKSEKERAEKERIEKEVQARVEKERLERERRERQAREQELEKEAKEKLAQEKATEERRQQEIQKADNEIHERAKKEKEVEEVREKLAQLQRAVEAKNAAQGAQREDGEALKKGGRDLKEKVGAPADPREDADDGAIKAEAHPQGSQEKLRDQGEMDLRRRRREVGPREDGEPPEKPGVSRGVPGLEPLLELGGSDLHAALEEQLLAGAMVHTRQIKQVSADKETK; encoded by the exons ATGAGCACCATCTTCACCTCGGCCCTCAACGTAGTCACCATCTTCTACATCACC GTGGGCTTCTTCGGCTACGTCAGCTTCACCGAGAACATCGCGGGCAACGTGTTGATGAACTTCCCGTCCAACCTGGTGACAGAGATGATCCGGGTGGGCTTCATGATGTCTGTGGCCGTCGGATTCCCCATGATGATCTTGCCGTGTCGCCAGGCCATCAACACCATGCTTTttgagcagcag CAGAAGGATGGGACGTTCGCTGCCGGGGGATACATGCCTCCTCTGCGCTTCAAGATGATCACCCTCTGCATTGTGTTTGGCACCATGCTGGGAGGCATTCTCATCCCCAACG TGGAAACCATTTTGGGTCTGACTGGAGCCACCATGGGCAGCCTCATCTGCTTCATATGCCCTGCTCTCATCTACAGAAAGATCCAGAAGAATGGCATCATCTCTCAG CTGGTGCTTTGGGTGGGTCTGGGCATCCTCCTGGTCAGCACCTTTACCACCCTCTCGATCTCGGCCAGGAGCCCCGGGGTCAAAGTTcaagctcctcctcctccagcacctGACAAGAACAACCTGCCGCTACCAGACCTCCCTCAGCTCCACG ATATGCCTCCAAACAAGAAGCCAGTGGAGATAGAAAAACCAGACCTCCCAGCTGATGAGGTGGTACAACCGGTGAAGAGGGACCCGGTTGAACCCCCTCAGATTAAAGGACCAGTGGAACAAcctgagaagaagaaggaggaagaggtgcAGTTGGACCGTCCCGATGCCG GCGTCGCAGTGCCAGAGGCAGAAGCGCATCGCCATGAACCACCCATCCCTCACGACGAGGTCCAAGTAGACACAAGAAAGAACAAtgcagagctggaggaggacaATAAACAGCCGGTCAACCCtgcaggaggaggtgaggaagaacCCAATAGAGATGAAGAGCGTGCTGTGGAggtagaggggaaaaaagaggcCAAGGATGAAGAGAAACTGAAGCCTGTACAGGCGGTTGTGAGGAAAGAGGAAGTGGACATTGGCGGTGGTGAAGTCTTGTCCAACGAGGTGCTGGAGAAGCCGGTTGGAGAAGCGGGCAAAAAGCGAGATGTTCCCGCGCTGAAAGAAGCAGAGAAGCTAGATCCTTTGAAAGATGCTGGAAATGCAGCAGCTGTGGGGGAGCAAGTCGACAAAGTGGACAAAGCTGCAGTTGCTGCGGGGAAAA TTCCACCTCCTGAAGGAGAGCATCGCCCCGTTGCAGACGATCCTCCGGCTGGGGACAGCAAAGATGCAGCGGATGAGAAGATGGAGG TGATAAAAAAGCTGGTTGCAG AGGGCCAGCTGGACCACGCGGTGCTACTGCAGGTGatcaagcagcagcaggagcaacAGAAGAGACTTCTTGACCAGCAGGAAAAACTGCTGGCTGTCATAGAAGAGCAACACAAAGAATTCCACCAGAAACAGCCTGCTG GGGCTGCTCAAGAAGGCGAGACAGAGAAAGGCATCCAGGAACACTTGGAGGCGATGGAAGGTGGAGCAGCAAAGCCCAAAGACTCTGGTCTGGCCTCAGAATTGAAGCAGCCCAAGGACGAAGCTGGAGCAGTTGAGCCTCACGCAGCTGTGGCCCAGAATCAAGCTCAGGTTGGGGATAAGGCTGCTGAGGTTGGGGATGTTAAAGTAGTTGCTCCAGCAGCTTACAAAGAGGATGACCCTGTTAACCCTGTTGCACCCGGAGGAGAATCCCATAAGCAGATAGAGCTGGGGGCGAGGGGAGTGCCACTGGGAAAGAAAAAACCTGACGACCATCAGCTGGTACCTCAGAATGAACAGGTTGCCCAACTTAAACATGAGGAAAGCAACCtagatgaagaaaaagagaaaattaaaaatgaaatgatagaGAACGAGGTTCAGGCAAGACTGGAAGAACAGCTTAAGAAGGCGAATCAGGAAAAGCTGGCCATAGAGAAGGAGTTGGAGGAGAgggcagaaagagaaaggatAGAAAAAGAGGTGCAGATAAGATTAGCAAAAGAACGactggagagggagagacaggaaaAGCTAGCCAAAGAACTGAAGTCGGAGAAGGAGAGagctgagaaagagagaatagaGAAAGAAGTGCAGGCAAGGGTGGAGAAAGAGCGactggagagggagaggagagagaggcaggccCGAGAACAGGAGCTGGAGAAAGAGGCAAAAGAGAAACTCGCACAGGAGAAGGCTACAGAAGAGAGACGCCAGCAGGAGATTCAGAAAGCagacaatgaaatacatgaGAGAgcgaagaaagaaaaggaggtggaggaggtgcgTGAGAAGCTGGCCCAGCTGCAGAGAGCTGTAGAAGCCAAAAACGCAGCGCAGGGGGCTCAGAGAGAAGACGGCGAAGCTTtgaagaaaggaggaagagaccTCAAAGAGAAAGTCGGCGCTCCGGCGGATCCCAGGGAGGACGCGGACGACGGGGCCATCAAAGCCGAGGCTCACCCCCAGGGCTCCCAGGAGAAGCTGAGGGACCAGGGAGAGATGGATCTAAGGCGGAGGCGCAGGGAAGTAGGACCCAGAGAGGATGGAGAGCCCCCGGAGAAGCCTGGGGTGTCCAGGGGGGTGCCTGGGCTGGAACCCCTGCTGGAGCTGGGGGGCTCAGACCTGCACGCGGCCCTGGAGGAGCAGCTACTGGCCGGGGCGATGGTGCACACAAGGCAGATTAAGCAAGTCTCAGCGGATAAGGAGACGAAAtaa